One window of Ziziphus jujuba cultivar Dongzao chromosome 5, ASM3175591v1 genomic DNA carries:
- the LOC107408927 gene encoding uncharacterized protein LOC107408927 isoform X4, giving the protein MLGDGGETPSRFELLSMVKKNSSLLEKTLLDKQDDTDIEMDESFWHGVLDLYFIRGKESRRRQDDDLVFFVRKLKNSQGDDSGDDKEGFPPYFVRRWAAKLDNLLGENLKEVDWRRSFYLNLIAHTSFTVTVAICSHQALLNHQVARETPLSPIYKVVKTVYASPSRVNFQLDSKKVLTETDHCYCVLLNAHGGAAFPSENEQHNCSTSEISPMRIESNTGKTQNTKLTLFSGFVSYQMVRDAYDAGKSRFGSLLSLGNSPGKTDRLYMKGPGGRGEVEVAVSGVADQSHQDSGPFSPVISKKGFGIGSIVRKAAAVASEAAKQAYAAAASSTSFDEEIVPLKCSLMSISLPWEQIAYDLLFKGSPPVNL; this is encoded by the exons ATGCTCGGAGATGGCGGCGAAACTCCTTCCAG GTTTGAATTGTTGAGTATGGTGAAGAAAAATTCGAGCTTATTAGAAAAGACTCTACTTGATAAGCAAGATGATACGGACATTGAAATGGATGAAAGCTTCTGGCATGGCGTGttggatttgtattttattcgtGGTAAGGAATCAAGGAGGCGACAAGACGACgatcttgtattttttgtgaGAAAATTG AAGAACTCACAAGGAGATGACTCTGGTGATGATAAGGAAGGCTTCCCTCCTTACTTTGTACGCAGGTGGGCAGCTAAG TTGGATAACTTATTAGgtgaaaatttgaaagaagTCGACTGGCGGCGCTCATTTTACTTGAACTTGATTGCTCACACTTCATTTACTGTAACAGTGGCTATTTGTAG TCACCAGGCACTTCTGAATCATCAAGTTGCACGAGAAACACCATTGTCTCCTATATATAAG GTTGTAAAGACTGTTTATGCATCTCCAAGCCGGGTTAATTTTCAGTTGGATTCAAAAAAG GTCCTGACAGAAACTGACCATTGCTATTGTGTTCTTCTCAATGCACATGGTGGGGCAGCTTTTCCTAGTGAAAATGAGCAACATAATTGTAGTACCAGTGAGATTTCTCCTATGAGGATTGAAAGTAACACTGGAAAGACTCAGAATACCAAG CTTACACTTTTCTCAGGATTTGTTAGCTATCAAATGGTTCGAGATGCATATGATG cTGGCAAGTCTCGATTTGGAAGTCTTCTATCACTTGGTAATTCCCCTGGCAAAACAGACAGACTTTACATGAAAGGTCCTGGAGGTCGTGGGGAAGTTGAAGTAGCTGTTTCTGGTGTTGCAG ATCAAAGCCACCAAGATTCCGGTCCTTTTTCGCCTGTTATATCAAAAAAAGGGTTTGGGATTGGCTCAATTGTCCGCAAAGCAGCAGCTGTTGCATCAGAGGCAGCAAAGCAAGCCTATGCAGCTGCTGCTTCTAGCACAAGTTTCGATGAGGAGATAGTTCCTCTCAAATGCTCCTTAATGTCAATATCATTGCCTTGGGAACAAATTGCATATGATCTTTTGTTTAAG GGAAGTCCTCCAGTGAACTTGTAA
- the LOC107408927 gene encoding uncharacterized protein LOC107408927 isoform X9: MLGDGGETPSRFELLSMVKKNSSLLEKTLLDKQDDTDIEMDESFWHGVLDLYFIRGKESRRRQDDDLVFFVRKLKNSQGDDSGDDKEGFPPYFVRRWAAKVVKTVYASPSRVNFQLDSKKVLTETDHCYCVLLNAHGGAAFPSENEQHNCSTSEISPMRIESNTGKTQNTKLTLFSGFVSYQMVRDAYDAGKSRFGSLLSLGNSPGKTDRLYMKGPGGRGEVEVAVSGVADQSHQDSGPFSPVISKKGFGIGSIVRKAAAVASEAAKQAYAAAASSTSFDEEIVPLKCSLMSISLPWEQIAYDLLFKGSPPVNL, from the exons ATGCTCGGAGATGGCGGCGAAACTCCTTCCAG GTTTGAATTGTTGAGTATGGTGAAGAAAAATTCGAGCTTATTAGAAAAGACTCTACTTGATAAGCAAGATGATACGGACATTGAAATGGATGAAAGCTTCTGGCATGGCGTGttggatttgtattttattcgtGGTAAGGAATCAAGGAGGCGACAAGACGACgatcttgtattttttgtgaGAAAATTG AAGAACTCACAAGGAGATGACTCTGGTGATGATAAGGAAGGCTTCCCTCCTTACTTTGTACGCAGGTGGGCAGCTAAG GTTGTAAAGACTGTTTATGCATCTCCAAGCCGGGTTAATTTTCAGTTGGATTCAAAAAAG GTCCTGACAGAAACTGACCATTGCTATTGTGTTCTTCTCAATGCACATGGTGGGGCAGCTTTTCCTAGTGAAAATGAGCAACATAATTGTAGTACCAGTGAGATTTCTCCTATGAGGATTGAAAGTAACACTGGAAAGACTCAGAATACCAAG CTTACACTTTTCTCAGGATTTGTTAGCTATCAAATGGTTCGAGATGCATATGATG cTGGCAAGTCTCGATTTGGAAGTCTTCTATCACTTGGTAATTCCCCTGGCAAAACAGACAGACTTTACATGAAAGGTCCTGGAGGTCGTGGGGAAGTTGAAGTAGCTGTTTCTGGTGTTGCAG ATCAAAGCCACCAAGATTCCGGTCCTTTTTCGCCTGTTATATCAAAAAAAGGGTTTGGGATTGGCTCAATTGTCCGCAAAGCAGCAGCTGTTGCATCAGAGGCAGCAAAGCAAGCCTATGCAGCTGCTGCTTCTAGCACAAGTTTCGATGAGGAGATAGTTCCTCTCAAATGCTCCTTAATGTCAATATCATTGCCTTGGGAACAAATTGCATATGATCTTTTGTTTAAG GGAAGTCCTCCAGTGAACTTGTAA
- the LOC107408927 gene encoding uncharacterized protein LOC107408927 isoform X5, with product MLGDGGETPSRFELLSMVKKNSSLLEKTLLDKQDDTDIEMDESFWHGVLDLYFIRGKESRRRQDDDLVFFVRKLKNSQGDDSGDDKEGFPPYFVRSHQALLNHQVARETPLSPIYKVVKTVYASPSRVNFQLDSKKEVETTPAYPDICFAIDDFDSTFDAVVLTETDHCYCVLLNAHGGAAFPSENEQHNCSTSEISPMRIESNTGKTQNTKLTLFSGFVSYQMVRDAYDAGKSRFGSLLSLGNSPGKTDRLYMKGPGGRGEVEVAVSGVADQSHQDSGPFSPVISKKGFGIGSIVRKAAAVASEAAKQAYAAAASSTSFDEEIVPLKCSLMSISLPWEQIAYDLLFKGSPPVNL from the exons ATGCTCGGAGATGGCGGCGAAACTCCTTCCAG GTTTGAATTGTTGAGTATGGTGAAGAAAAATTCGAGCTTATTAGAAAAGACTCTACTTGATAAGCAAGATGATACGGACATTGAAATGGATGAAAGCTTCTGGCATGGCGTGttggatttgtattttattcgtGGTAAGGAATCAAGGAGGCGACAAGACGACgatcttgtattttttgtgaGAAAATTG AAGAACTCACAAGGAGATGACTCTGGTGATGATAAGGAAGGCTTCCCTCCTTACTTTGTACGCAG TCACCAGGCACTTCTGAATCATCAAGTTGCACGAGAAACACCATTGTCTCCTATATATAAG GTTGTAAAGACTGTTTATGCATCTCCAAGCCGGGTTAATTTTCAGTTGGATTCAAAAAAG GAAGTGGAGACAACACCGGCCTATCCAGATATTTGTTTTGCAATTGATGACTTCGACTCCACTTTTGATGCTGTG GTCCTGACAGAAACTGACCATTGCTATTGTGTTCTTCTCAATGCACATGGTGGGGCAGCTTTTCCTAGTGAAAATGAGCAACATAATTGTAGTACCAGTGAGATTTCTCCTATGAGGATTGAAAGTAACACTGGAAAGACTCAGAATACCAAG CTTACACTTTTCTCAGGATTTGTTAGCTATCAAATGGTTCGAGATGCATATGATG cTGGCAAGTCTCGATTTGGAAGTCTTCTATCACTTGGTAATTCCCCTGGCAAAACAGACAGACTTTACATGAAAGGTCCTGGAGGTCGTGGGGAAGTTGAAGTAGCTGTTTCTGGTGTTGCAG ATCAAAGCCACCAAGATTCCGGTCCTTTTTCGCCTGTTATATCAAAAAAAGGGTTTGGGATTGGCTCAATTGTCCGCAAAGCAGCAGCTGTTGCATCAGAGGCAGCAAAGCAAGCCTATGCAGCTGCTGCTTCTAGCACAAGTTTCGATGAGGAGATAGTTCCTCTCAAATGCTCCTTAATGTCAATATCATTGCCTTGGGAACAAATTGCATATGATCTTTTGTTTAAG GGAAGTCCTCCAGTGAACTTGTAA
- the LOC107408927 gene encoding uncharacterized protein LOC107408927 isoform X2 has product MLGDGGETPSRFELLSMVKKNSSLLEKTLLDKQDDTDIEMDESFWHGVLDLYFIRGKESRRRQDDDLVFFVRKLNSQGDDSGDDKEGFPPYFVRRWAAKLDNLLGENLKEVDWRRSFYLNLIAHTSFTVTVAICSHQALLNHQVARETPLSPIYKVVKTVYASPSRVNFQLDSKKEVETTPAYPDICFAIDDFDSTFDAVVLTETDHCYCVLLNAHGGAAFPSENEQHNCSTSEISPMRIESNTGKTQNTKLTLFSGFVSYQMVRDAYDAGKSRFGSLLSLGNSPGKTDRLYMKGPGGRGEVEVAVSGVADQSHQDSGPFSPVISKKGFGIGSIVRKAAAVASEAAKQAYAAAASSTSFDEEIVPLKCSLMSISLPWEQIAYDLLFKGSPPVNL; this is encoded by the exons ATGCTCGGAGATGGCGGCGAAACTCCTTCCAG GTTTGAATTGTTGAGTATGGTGAAGAAAAATTCGAGCTTATTAGAAAAGACTCTACTTGATAAGCAAGATGATACGGACATTGAAATGGATGAAAGCTTCTGGCATGGCGTGttggatttgtattttattcgtGGTAAGGAATCAAGGAGGCGACAAGACGACgatcttgtattttttgtgaGAAAATTG AACTCACAAGGAGATGACTCTGGTGATGATAAGGAAGGCTTCCCTCCTTACTTTGTACGCAGGTGGGCAGCTAAG TTGGATAACTTATTAGgtgaaaatttgaaagaagTCGACTGGCGGCGCTCATTTTACTTGAACTTGATTGCTCACACTTCATTTACTGTAACAGTGGCTATTTGTAG TCACCAGGCACTTCTGAATCATCAAGTTGCACGAGAAACACCATTGTCTCCTATATATAAG GTTGTAAAGACTGTTTATGCATCTCCAAGCCGGGTTAATTTTCAGTTGGATTCAAAAAAG GAAGTGGAGACAACACCGGCCTATCCAGATATTTGTTTTGCAATTGATGACTTCGACTCCACTTTTGATGCTGTG GTCCTGACAGAAACTGACCATTGCTATTGTGTTCTTCTCAATGCACATGGTGGGGCAGCTTTTCCTAGTGAAAATGAGCAACATAATTGTAGTACCAGTGAGATTTCTCCTATGAGGATTGAAAGTAACACTGGAAAGACTCAGAATACCAAG CTTACACTTTTCTCAGGATTTGTTAGCTATCAAATGGTTCGAGATGCATATGATG cTGGCAAGTCTCGATTTGGAAGTCTTCTATCACTTGGTAATTCCCCTGGCAAAACAGACAGACTTTACATGAAAGGTCCTGGAGGTCGTGGGGAAGTTGAAGTAGCTGTTTCTGGTGTTGCAG ATCAAAGCCACCAAGATTCCGGTCCTTTTTCGCCTGTTATATCAAAAAAAGGGTTTGGGATTGGCTCAATTGTCCGCAAAGCAGCAGCTGTTGCATCAGAGGCAGCAAAGCAAGCCTATGCAGCTGCTGCTTCTAGCACAAGTTTCGATGAGGAGATAGTTCCTCTCAAATGCTCCTTAATGTCAATATCATTGCCTTGGGAACAAATTGCATATGATCTTTTGTTTAAG GGAAGTCCTCCAGTGAACTTGTAA
- the LOC107408927 gene encoding uncharacterized protein LOC107408927 isoform X1: MLGDGGETPSRFELLSMVKKNSSLLEKTLLDKQDDTDIEMDESFWHGVLDLYFIRGKESRRRQDDDLVFFVRKLKNSQGDDSGDDKEGFPPYFVRRWAAKLDNLLGENLKEVDWRRSFYLNLIAHTSFTVTVAICSHQALLNHQVARETPLSPIYKVVKTVYASPSRVNFQLDSKKEVETTPAYPDICFAIDDFDSTFDAVVLTETDHCYCVLLNAHGGAAFPSENEQHNCSTSEISPMRIESNTGKTQNTKLTLFSGFVSYQMVRDAYDAGKSRFGSLLSLGNSPGKTDRLYMKGPGGRGEVEVAVSGVADQSHQDSGPFSPVISKKGFGIGSIVRKAAAVASEAAKQAYAAAASSTSFDEEIVPLKCSLMSISLPWEQIAYDLLFKGSPPVNL, translated from the exons ATGCTCGGAGATGGCGGCGAAACTCCTTCCAG GTTTGAATTGTTGAGTATGGTGAAGAAAAATTCGAGCTTATTAGAAAAGACTCTACTTGATAAGCAAGATGATACGGACATTGAAATGGATGAAAGCTTCTGGCATGGCGTGttggatttgtattttattcgtGGTAAGGAATCAAGGAGGCGACAAGACGACgatcttgtattttttgtgaGAAAATTG AAGAACTCACAAGGAGATGACTCTGGTGATGATAAGGAAGGCTTCCCTCCTTACTTTGTACGCAGGTGGGCAGCTAAG TTGGATAACTTATTAGgtgaaaatttgaaagaagTCGACTGGCGGCGCTCATTTTACTTGAACTTGATTGCTCACACTTCATTTACTGTAACAGTGGCTATTTGTAG TCACCAGGCACTTCTGAATCATCAAGTTGCACGAGAAACACCATTGTCTCCTATATATAAG GTTGTAAAGACTGTTTATGCATCTCCAAGCCGGGTTAATTTTCAGTTGGATTCAAAAAAG GAAGTGGAGACAACACCGGCCTATCCAGATATTTGTTTTGCAATTGATGACTTCGACTCCACTTTTGATGCTGTG GTCCTGACAGAAACTGACCATTGCTATTGTGTTCTTCTCAATGCACATGGTGGGGCAGCTTTTCCTAGTGAAAATGAGCAACATAATTGTAGTACCAGTGAGATTTCTCCTATGAGGATTGAAAGTAACACTGGAAAGACTCAGAATACCAAG CTTACACTTTTCTCAGGATTTGTTAGCTATCAAATGGTTCGAGATGCATATGATG cTGGCAAGTCTCGATTTGGAAGTCTTCTATCACTTGGTAATTCCCCTGGCAAAACAGACAGACTTTACATGAAAGGTCCTGGAGGTCGTGGGGAAGTTGAAGTAGCTGTTTCTGGTGTTGCAG ATCAAAGCCACCAAGATTCCGGTCCTTTTTCGCCTGTTATATCAAAAAAAGGGTTTGGGATTGGCTCAATTGTCCGCAAAGCAGCAGCTGTTGCATCAGAGGCAGCAAAGCAAGCCTATGCAGCTGCTGCTTCTAGCACAAGTTTCGATGAGGAGATAGTTCCTCTCAAATGCTCCTTAATGTCAATATCATTGCCTTGGGAACAAATTGCATATGATCTTTTGTTTAAG GGAAGTCCTCCAGTGAACTTGTAA
- the LOC107408927 gene encoding uncharacterized protein LOC107408927 isoform X6, with product MLGDGGETPSRFELLSMVKKNSSLLEKTLLDKQDDTDIEMDESFWHGVLDLYFIRGKESRRRQDDDLVFFVRKLNSQGDDSGDDKEGFPPYFVRSHQALLNHQVARETPLSPIYKVVKTVYASPSRVNFQLDSKKEVETTPAYPDICFAIDDFDSTFDAVVLTETDHCYCVLLNAHGGAAFPSENEQHNCSTSEISPMRIESNTGKTQNTKLTLFSGFVSYQMVRDAYDAGKSRFGSLLSLGNSPGKTDRLYMKGPGGRGEVEVAVSGVADQSHQDSGPFSPVISKKGFGIGSIVRKAAAVASEAAKQAYAAAASSTSFDEEIVPLKCSLMSISLPWEQIAYDLLFKGSPPVNL from the exons ATGCTCGGAGATGGCGGCGAAACTCCTTCCAG GTTTGAATTGTTGAGTATGGTGAAGAAAAATTCGAGCTTATTAGAAAAGACTCTACTTGATAAGCAAGATGATACGGACATTGAAATGGATGAAAGCTTCTGGCATGGCGTGttggatttgtattttattcgtGGTAAGGAATCAAGGAGGCGACAAGACGACgatcttgtattttttgtgaGAAAATTG AACTCACAAGGAGATGACTCTGGTGATGATAAGGAAGGCTTCCCTCCTTACTTTGTACGCAG TCACCAGGCACTTCTGAATCATCAAGTTGCACGAGAAACACCATTGTCTCCTATATATAAG GTTGTAAAGACTGTTTATGCATCTCCAAGCCGGGTTAATTTTCAGTTGGATTCAAAAAAG GAAGTGGAGACAACACCGGCCTATCCAGATATTTGTTTTGCAATTGATGACTTCGACTCCACTTTTGATGCTGTG GTCCTGACAGAAACTGACCATTGCTATTGTGTTCTTCTCAATGCACATGGTGGGGCAGCTTTTCCTAGTGAAAATGAGCAACATAATTGTAGTACCAGTGAGATTTCTCCTATGAGGATTGAAAGTAACACTGGAAAGACTCAGAATACCAAG CTTACACTTTTCTCAGGATTTGTTAGCTATCAAATGGTTCGAGATGCATATGATG cTGGCAAGTCTCGATTTGGAAGTCTTCTATCACTTGGTAATTCCCCTGGCAAAACAGACAGACTTTACATGAAAGGTCCTGGAGGTCGTGGGGAAGTTGAAGTAGCTGTTTCTGGTGTTGCAG ATCAAAGCCACCAAGATTCCGGTCCTTTTTCGCCTGTTATATCAAAAAAAGGGTTTGGGATTGGCTCAATTGTCCGCAAAGCAGCAGCTGTTGCATCAGAGGCAGCAAAGCAAGCCTATGCAGCTGCTGCTTCTAGCACAAGTTTCGATGAGGAGATAGTTCCTCTCAAATGCTCCTTAATGTCAATATCATTGCCTTGGGAACAAATTGCATATGATCTTTTGTTTAAG GGAAGTCCTCCAGTGAACTTGTAA
- the LOC107408927 gene encoding uncharacterized protein LOC107408927 isoform X3 — MVKKNSSLLEKTLLDKQDDTDIEMDESFWHGVLDLYFIRGKESRRRQDDDLVFFVRKLKNSQGDDSGDDKEGFPPYFVRRWAAKLDNLLGENLKEVDWRRSFYLNLIAHTSFTVTVAICSHQALLNHQVARETPLSPIYKVVKTVYASPSRVNFQLDSKKEVETTPAYPDICFAIDDFDSTFDAVVLTETDHCYCVLLNAHGGAAFPSENEQHNCSTSEISPMRIESNTGKTQNTKLTLFSGFVSYQMVRDAYDAGKSRFGSLLSLGNSPGKTDRLYMKGPGGRGEVEVAVSGVADQSHQDSGPFSPVISKKGFGIGSIVRKAAAVASEAAKQAYAAAASSTSFDEEIVPLKCSLMSISLPWEQIAYDLLFKGSPPVNL, encoded by the exons ATGGTGAAGAAAAATTCGAGCTTATTAGAAAAGACTCTACTTGATAAGCAAGATGATACGGACATTGAAATGGATGAAAGCTTCTGGCATGGCGTGttggatttgtattttattcgtGGTAAGGAATCAAGGAGGCGACAAGACGACgatcttgtattttttgtgaGAAAATTG AAGAACTCACAAGGAGATGACTCTGGTGATGATAAGGAAGGCTTCCCTCCTTACTTTGTACGCAGGTGGGCAGCTAAG TTGGATAACTTATTAGgtgaaaatttgaaagaagTCGACTGGCGGCGCTCATTTTACTTGAACTTGATTGCTCACACTTCATTTACTGTAACAGTGGCTATTTGTAG TCACCAGGCACTTCTGAATCATCAAGTTGCACGAGAAACACCATTGTCTCCTATATATAAG GTTGTAAAGACTGTTTATGCATCTCCAAGCCGGGTTAATTTTCAGTTGGATTCAAAAAAG GAAGTGGAGACAACACCGGCCTATCCAGATATTTGTTTTGCAATTGATGACTTCGACTCCACTTTTGATGCTGTG GTCCTGACAGAAACTGACCATTGCTATTGTGTTCTTCTCAATGCACATGGTGGGGCAGCTTTTCCTAGTGAAAATGAGCAACATAATTGTAGTACCAGTGAGATTTCTCCTATGAGGATTGAAAGTAACACTGGAAAGACTCAGAATACCAAG CTTACACTTTTCTCAGGATTTGTTAGCTATCAAATGGTTCGAGATGCATATGATG cTGGCAAGTCTCGATTTGGAAGTCTTCTATCACTTGGTAATTCCCCTGGCAAAACAGACAGACTTTACATGAAAGGTCCTGGAGGTCGTGGGGAAGTTGAAGTAGCTGTTTCTGGTGTTGCAG ATCAAAGCCACCAAGATTCCGGTCCTTTTTCGCCTGTTATATCAAAAAAAGGGTTTGGGATTGGCTCAATTGTCCGCAAAGCAGCAGCTGTTGCATCAGAGGCAGCAAAGCAAGCCTATGCAGCTGCTGCTTCTAGCACAAGTTTCGATGAGGAGATAGTTCCTCTCAAATGCTCCTTAATGTCAATATCATTGCCTTGGGAACAAATTGCATATGATCTTTTGTTTAAG GGAAGTCCTCCAGTGAACTTGTAA
- the LOC107408927 gene encoding uncharacterized protein LOC107408927 isoform X7 — protein MLGDGGETPSRFELLSMVKKNSSLLEKTLLDKQDDTDIEMDESFWHGVLDLYFIRGKESRRRQDDDLVFFVRKLKNSQGDDSGDDKEGFPPYFVRRWAAKVVKTVYASPSRVNFQLDSKKEVETTPAYPDICFAIDDFDSTFDAVVLTETDHCYCVLLNAHGGAAFPSENEQHNCSTSEISPMRIESNTGKTQNTKLTLFSGFVSYQMVRDAYDAGKSRFGSLLSLGNSPGKTDRLYMKGPGGRGEVEVAVSGVADQSHQDSGPFSPVISKKGFGIGSIVRKAAAVASEAAKQAYAAAASSTSFDEEIVPLKCSLMSISLPWEQIAYDLLFKGSPPVNL, from the exons ATGCTCGGAGATGGCGGCGAAACTCCTTCCAG GTTTGAATTGTTGAGTATGGTGAAGAAAAATTCGAGCTTATTAGAAAAGACTCTACTTGATAAGCAAGATGATACGGACATTGAAATGGATGAAAGCTTCTGGCATGGCGTGttggatttgtattttattcgtGGTAAGGAATCAAGGAGGCGACAAGACGACgatcttgtattttttgtgaGAAAATTG AAGAACTCACAAGGAGATGACTCTGGTGATGATAAGGAAGGCTTCCCTCCTTACTTTGTACGCAGGTGGGCAGCTAAG GTTGTAAAGACTGTTTATGCATCTCCAAGCCGGGTTAATTTTCAGTTGGATTCAAAAAAG GAAGTGGAGACAACACCGGCCTATCCAGATATTTGTTTTGCAATTGATGACTTCGACTCCACTTTTGATGCTGTG GTCCTGACAGAAACTGACCATTGCTATTGTGTTCTTCTCAATGCACATGGTGGGGCAGCTTTTCCTAGTGAAAATGAGCAACATAATTGTAGTACCAGTGAGATTTCTCCTATGAGGATTGAAAGTAACACTGGAAAGACTCAGAATACCAAG CTTACACTTTTCTCAGGATTTGTTAGCTATCAAATGGTTCGAGATGCATATGATG cTGGCAAGTCTCGATTTGGAAGTCTTCTATCACTTGGTAATTCCCCTGGCAAAACAGACAGACTTTACATGAAAGGTCCTGGAGGTCGTGGGGAAGTTGAAGTAGCTGTTTCTGGTGTTGCAG ATCAAAGCCACCAAGATTCCGGTCCTTTTTCGCCTGTTATATCAAAAAAAGGGTTTGGGATTGGCTCAATTGTCCGCAAAGCAGCAGCTGTTGCATCAGAGGCAGCAAAGCAAGCCTATGCAGCTGCTGCTTCTAGCACAAGTTTCGATGAGGAGATAGTTCCTCTCAAATGCTCCTTAATGTCAATATCATTGCCTTGGGAACAAATTGCATATGATCTTTTGTTTAAG GGAAGTCCTCCAGTGAACTTGTAA
- the LOC107408927 gene encoding uncharacterized protein LOC107408927 isoform X8: MLGDGGETPSRFELLSMVKKNSSLLEKTLLDKQDDTDIEMDESFWHGVLDLYFIRGKESRRRQDDDLVFFVRKLNSQGDDSGDDKEGFPPYFVRRWAAKVVKTVYASPSRVNFQLDSKKEVETTPAYPDICFAIDDFDSTFDAVVLTETDHCYCVLLNAHGGAAFPSENEQHNCSTSEISPMRIESNTGKTQNTKLTLFSGFVSYQMVRDAYDAGKSRFGSLLSLGNSPGKTDRLYMKGPGGRGEVEVAVSGVADQSHQDSGPFSPVISKKGFGIGSIVRKAAAVASEAAKQAYAAAASSTSFDEEIVPLKCSLMSISLPWEQIAYDLLFKGSPPVNL; encoded by the exons ATGCTCGGAGATGGCGGCGAAACTCCTTCCAG GTTTGAATTGTTGAGTATGGTGAAGAAAAATTCGAGCTTATTAGAAAAGACTCTACTTGATAAGCAAGATGATACGGACATTGAAATGGATGAAAGCTTCTGGCATGGCGTGttggatttgtattttattcgtGGTAAGGAATCAAGGAGGCGACAAGACGACgatcttgtattttttgtgaGAAAATTG AACTCACAAGGAGATGACTCTGGTGATGATAAGGAAGGCTTCCCTCCTTACTTTGTACGCAGGTGGGCAGCTAAG GTTGTAAAGACTGTTTATGCATCTCCAAGCCGGGTTAATTTTCAGTTGGATTCAAAAAAG GAAGTGGAGACAACACCGGCCTATCCAGATATTTGTTTTGCAATTGATGACTTCGACTCCACTTTTGATGCTGTG GTCCTGACAGAAACTGACCATTGCTATTGTGTTCTTCTCAATGCACATGGTGGGGCAGCTTTTCCTAGTGAAAATGAGCAACATAATTGTAGTACCAGTGAGATTTCTCCTATGAGGATTGAAAGTAACACTGGAAAGACTCAGAATACCAAG CTTACACTTTTCTCAGGATTTGTTAGCTATCAAATGGTTCGAGATGCATATGATG cTGGCAAGTCTCGATTTGGAAGTCTTCTATCACTTGGTAATTCCCCTGGCAAAACAGACAGACTTTACATGAAAGGTCCTGGAGGTCGTGGGGAAGTTGAAGTAGCTGTTTCTGGTGTTGCAG ATCAAAGCCACCAAGATTCCGGTCCTTTTTCGCCTGTTATATCAAAAAAAGGGTTTGGGATTGGCTCAATTGTCCGCAAAGCAGCAGCTGTTGCATCAGAGGCAGCAAAGCAAGCCTATGCAGCTGCTGCTTCTAGCACAAGTTTCGATGAGGAGATAGTTCCTCTCAAATGCTCCTTAATGTCAATATCATTGCCTTGGGAACAAATTGCATATGATCTTTTGTTTAAG GGAAGTCCTCCAGTGAACTTGTAA